In the Phycisphaerae bacterium genome, one interval contains:
- the hflX gene encoding GTPase HflX — translation MRHSIRSNTPNAASAGHRDPRPAATNAGTPDVRDQERAILVGILLPDTKADLRDPLGELKALAESAGVAIAGQTIQKRTAYAAGHAIGKGKIEEVAELIQAVGANLVIFDNDLLPRQIRNLEEAWRVKVIDRTELILDIFATHARSRQAQLQVELAQLEYTAPRLRGMWQHLERVAGAGGGTAAGAVGGVGTRGPGERQIEIDRRLVRKRISHLREQLAEIDQRKIREVRARRDQYTVSVVGYTNAGKSTLMNRLTPAGVYAADRLFATLDTKTAKWDLGDGRSALLSDTVGFIRDLPPTLVASFRATLEEAIHADLLLHVVDISSPVAFAQMQAVDEVLKSIGCDTIPQITLLNKVDCMDDASMAELLARHRRECCLRISALTGQGMDELRQEVLQRMQGRELTAVVQMPYSTSGKLLAELQRYGEVGERRYLEDMVEVDLRINRDQFAQLRARYHDLVAKEVRAEGQVGDRAASQECDGPNPPDGSASP, via the coding sequence ATGCGCCATTCCATACGCTCGAACACTCCGAACGCCGCGTCCGCGGGCCACCGTGACCCGCGTCCGGCCGCGACCAACGCCGGCACGCCCGATGTGCGCGACCAGGAACGAGCGATCCTCGTCGGCATACTGCTCCCGGACACCAAGGCCGATCTGCGGGACCCGCTTGGCGAGCTCAAGGCACTTGCGGAATCCGCGGGTGTCGCGATCGCCGGACAGACCATCCAGAAGCGAACGGCCTACGCAGCCGGACACGCGATCGGCAAGGGGAAAATCGAGGAAGTCGCGGAGTTAATCCAGGCCGTTGGGGCAAATTTGGTCATTTTCGACAATGACCTTCTTCCCCGCCAGATTCGGAATCTGGAGGAAGCCTGGCGCGTCAAGGTCATCGATCGTACGGAACTGATCCTGGACATTTTTGCCACCCATGCTCGATCCCGGCAGGCACAATTGCAGGTCGAACTTGCCCAACTTGAATACACGGCGCCGCGGCTGCGGGGCATGTGGCAGCACCTGGAGCGGGTGGCCGGCGCCGGCGGAGGAACGGCGGCCGGGGCGGTGGGCGGTGTGGGTACACGTGGTCCGGGTGAGCGGCAGATCGAGATCGACCGCCGGCTCGTGCGTAAGCGCATCTCTCATCTGCGGGAACAGCTCGCGGAGATCGATCAGCGCAAGATCAGGGAGGTGCGTGCCCGTCGGGATCAGTACACCGTTTCCGTCGTTGGATATACGAACGCGGGTAAGAGCACGTTGATGAATCGCCTGACGCCGGCCGGGGTCTATGCCGCCGATCGGCTATTCGCGACACTCGACACCAAGACCGCCAAGTGGGATCTCGGCGACGGTCGGTCCGCGCTGCTCAGCGACACGGTCGGTTTTATTCGAGATCTGCCGCCGACGCTGGTGGCGTCATTCAGAGCGACGCTCGAGGAGGCTATCCACGCCGATCTTCTGCTTCATGTCGTTGACATTTCGTCGCCGGTGGCTTTTGCGCAGATGCAAGCCGTTGACGAGGTACTCAAGAGCATCGGCTGCGACACCATCCCGCAGATTACCTTGCTGAACAAGGTTGATTGTATGGACGACGCGTCGATGGCGGAGCTCCTTGCCCGCCATCGTCGCGAATGCTGCCTGCGCATCTCGGCCTTGACCGGGCAAGGAATGGACGAACTTCGGCAAGAAGTCCTTCAGCGGATGCAGGGGCGCGAGCTAACGGCGGTCGTGCAGATGCCCTACAGCACGTCCGGCAAGCTGCTGGCTGAATTGCAGCGCTACGGCGAGGTTGGGGAGCGTCGCTATCTTGAAGACATGGTAGAGGTCGATCTTCGCATCAATCGCGATCAGTTTGCGCAGCTTCGGGCCCGCTACCATGATCTTGTCGCCAAGGAGGTTCGCGCTGAAGGGCAGGTTGGTGATCGAGCCGCTTCGCAAGAATGCGATGGGCCTAATCCTCCGGATGGATCGGCATCGCCGTGA